The candidate division KSB1 bacterium genome segment CGATTTCAGCAGTTGTTGGAATATTCCAAAGCTTTGGAGGGTGTAGCCCGACACGCATCTACCCACGCGGCGGGCGTGGTGATCGCCCCGGAAGAATTAACCAATTTTGTGCCTCTTTTTGTTTCGAATACCGGTGATGTAACGACTCAATATGATATGAATTGTATTGAGGACATCGGGTTGTTGAAAATGGATTTCCTTGGCTTACGGACATTAACGGTACTGGCTAAAATCGTTCGAATGTTACGCGGTCGTGATGTAGAAATAGACTTGGATCAAATCCCTTTGGATGATAAAGAAACCTATGAACTTTTTGGTAAGGGTGAAACAACAGGAATATTCCAGTTTGAAAGCGGCGGTATGCGAGATTACCTGATGAAATTAAAGCCAACAAAAATTGATGATCTGATTGCGATGAACGCCTTGTATCGGCCTGGTCCTATGAAGATGATTGACGATTATATTGCCCGAAGTCATGGGAAAAAAGAAATCGAATACCTGCACCCTCTCTTGGAATCGGTTTTAAAAGAAACATATGGCATCATCGTTTATCAAGAACAAGTTATGCAAATTGTGAGTGTCCTTGGCGGATTTACCCTGGGTGAAGCAGATATCCTACGCAAAGCTATGGGTAAGAAGGAGATGGATTTATTAAAGAAGCAGGAAGCTAAATTTACCGAGGGTGCAAAACAAAAAGGAATTTCCGAAAAACTGGCCCAAAAGATTTTTGATTTGATCATTGAATTTGGCAATTACGGTTTTAATAAATCCCACGCGGTTTGCTATTCGGTTGTCGCATACCAGACAGCATATCTTAAAACACATTATCCTGCCGAGTTTATGGCTTCCACTTTAACCAGCGAAATGTCGAACTCTGACCGTATTATGGTCCTGATAGACGAATGCAGGCGCATGGGGCTTGATATACTTCCTCCATGTGTGAACGACAGTTTGGCTGATTTTACAATTGATGGCAAAAGTATTCGATTTGGTTTGGCTGCGGTAAAAAACGTTGGGAAAGGGTCAATCGAATCGATTATTCGAGCCCGGAAAAAACATGGGGCGTTCACCAATATTTACCAGTTTCTCCAGAATCTTGATTTGCGTGCTGTTAATAAAAAAGTAATGGAAAGCCTTGCAAAAGCGGGGGCAATGGATTGTTTACAAGGAAGCCGTTCTCAGCAGTTTTATAATATCGAAAACGCGATAACATTTGCTCAGAACACACAATCCGAATACCAAAGAGGACAATTCAGTATGTTCGATGCTGCCAATAATGGCGGAAAGAGTGTTTTGAATCGTTTCCCTGAATTAATAGAAACGGATGAATGGAGTCAATCTGAGCAGCTAACCTTTGAACGCGAATTGCTCGGTTTTTATGTTTCCGGTCACCCCTTGAATAAATTTCAAGATGAAGTCGAAGCGTTTTCTACCATTCATCTGAATAAATTAAATGCTTTATCTGATGGATGCGCGGTAAAAATTGGCTGTATCATTACCAATATTAAAACTATTTTTGACAAATCAAACAGGAAGATGGCATTTGCCACCATTGAGGATTTTACCGGGTCAGTAGAGATGTTGGTTTTTTCATCCATTTATGAAAAAATAGGATCACTGGTTCAGCCTGATTCTCTGATCCTAATTACCGGAAAAATCTCAACGCAGGATAATAAGGAGCCAACAATCATTTGTGAAGAAATTCTCTTACTGGCTGAAGCAAGAGAAAAGTTCACAAAAAATGTCTGTATGAATTTAAGCCTAAATGGATTGACTAACAAAAAATTAGATAGGATCAAAAAATTAGTCAATGAGCATAAAGGAAAATGCAAATTCCTTATTCATGTGACCAATGGCGATACGAGAGAATATATTATCCAATCACAAAAGTATAGAGTTGCACCTGGGAATGATTTACTCGTAAACTTGAAGGAAATTGTCGGAGCCGAAAATGTTTGGATTGAAGGGTAAGGGTTCAGATGTTATTTTGTTTTAATGGTTAATTGTAGAACACACTATTTTTTCAATAATGTTTTTCAAAGATTACATCGGGTCATTTTAAAAACTCCCAGGAGACCATTATGGATTTTGAGCTCAAACCTTTATCAATAAAAGCCATTCCGGAGGCGTTGGAAAAAGTCGAGCGCTATCGTCTTTTAAATGAACCCAAAGAAGCCGAGAGCATTTGCCTTGACATCTTAAATGCTGAACCAGGAAACCAAAAAGCGCTTATCTGGCTGATTTTATCTTTGACTGATCAATTTAATGAAGGCATTACAGACGGTGTAGATCGAGCCCGGGAATTACTGCCTCAATTAAAAAATGATTATGATAGATTATATTATCGAGGGTTAATCTTTGAAAGGCAGGGGAAAGCCTTATTGCAACGGGGGATGCCCGGCACATCACATGCCGCATATGAATGGTTTCGGGAAGCAATGCTTCATTTCGAAGAAGCGGAAAAACTGCGCCCTACTCGTAATGAAGATGCAATTCTTCGCTGGAATACCTGTGCGCGAATTATCATGAGTGAGAAGTTAGAACCCAGACCAGATGATGAATTTGAACCGTATTTAGAGTAAATTTAAATCTCTAATTTCGAAATTAGTATCAAATTCCAATGATATAAATCCGAAACTATAGACACATTTAGCAGCCATCATTAAGTTAATATATTGTTTCAGATAAGGGGAGGAATTTCCCCTCCTTTTTTGAGACTGTTGTTCCTGCGCTTCGTAATGTCTAGTTTATTGAACCCTAAAAACTCCATAGGGTATACCCGGCTAGCAATGTCACAAGAGTCGCGCTGCCGTAACAGATAGTCGCTACCAGCACATTCAAATGCTTAACCTGTAAGCCGTCGTAAAGAGTAAACCGAAAACGGTGCGCCCAGTGGAAAAGAGAAAGAGAAATAACCCCAAAGAGAAATAAACGAGGAAGAGGATGTTTTACGAAAGATAATAAGTCCCCGTAGTGGGGAGCGTCGATCCATCCTAGTGGAATGGCAAGGCCGTTCAGGAATAGCAGCACCGGTAAAACGAGAGCGGAGATAGCGCCACCTGCACCAAACACTCCCCACCAAAAAGGATCGATGTTTCTTTTCACGGCGGTTCCTTTAAATCAAATTGTCAACAGTATCCAAGCAATGAATGAGGAAAGAAAAAACCACGCGATGTAGTTTAACGCCTTAATCGCCACGTCCGGTACGCGTTTTTTGCCAAGACGCATGACCAACGCTTTCGGGGAAAGATTGAACCAAGTGAATGTGTGAAAGAGTAGAAACAAAAAGGCGATACCATGTAAGACAATCGAAACTGGTGTTTTGAGCAATTCTAAGAAGCTTGTGTAGGCCTCTTGGCTTTGAGTCAACGCACGAATTTGAAACAGCAAAACGAGTGCGTAAAATGCTACCGACAAACAGGTCAGCTCCCTGAGAATGAATTTAGCGTGCGTCCAATTGTGAACCCACCAAAAAATGGGCATCTGTTTTCGATACCACTTTGGGTGATATTTGGTATAATTTGGGTTTCGAGTCATCGTGAGTTTTTCCTAGAATCAATCAATCTTCTATTTTCCCCAGGGCATAAGTAGAGATTTCCACCAATCCACGGCTCCATCCACTTTGTAGCGCTGAATTGCTCCCGCCGGATCGACATCTTTGGGACACACCACGGTACACTCCCCTACCAACGTGCACTCGAAGATACCATTGTCCTCAGAGAGTACTTCCATCCTCTGTTTATTCCCTTGATCCCGGTTGTCCAAATTATAACGCTGTGCAAGAGCGATGACCGCAGGTCCCATAAAGGTGGGTTCCAGGCCATATACAGGACAGGCTGCATAGCACAACATACAGTTGATGCACATGCTAAATTGCATGTAGTCCTCAAGTTCCGCTGGCGTTTGTAAGTATTCCCCATCAGACAAGGGTTTTTCCTGTTCACGGATGATCCAAGGGCTCACTCGTTTCAACTTCTCCATAAAGTCACTCATCTCAATGACTAGATCGCGAACAACGGGAAAATTCTCTAAGGGCTCTACTCGAACTGGCCCAGGCAGATACTTTTCCAAAAAGCTCGCACAGGTGAGTTCCGGTACGCCATTGACCATCATCCCGCAACTGCCACAAACCCCCATGCGGCAAGACCAACGGTACGACAGGGTTCCATCCAACGTGTCTTTGATGTGGTTCAAGGCATCAAGGATTACCCAATCTTTTTGACAAGGCACTTCGTAGCTCTGGTAGACCGGCTCGGATTCTTCTTCCGGACGGTAACGGTAGACTTCTAATGTGATGCTGGTTGCCATAAAACCTCTAGTATGTTGTCACTGTGTCTGTTACTTTCCATAAACGCGCTCTGCCGGCGGCCATTTAGTGATTGTCACCGGCAGGTACTCAATTCGCGGCGGTTGGCTTTCATGTCTAAAGGCCAAACTATGTGTCAGAAATTTTCCGTCGTCTCGTTCTGGATAATCCGTGCGTTGATGGGAGCCTCGAGACTCTGTCCTCTTTAGAGCTGACTGTACAGTCGCCTCCGCAACATCGAGCATGTAGGAAAGTTCGATAGCCAACATGAGCTCAGTATTGAAAGTTAAGCTGTGATCCTGAATCGCGAGATTCAAAAATCTTTCCTGCAGATTATTGATGATTTCTTGTGATTTTCTCAAGGAATTTTCATCGCGATAAATGCCTACACCTTCTTCCATCGCCTGG includes the following:
- a CDS encoding succinate dehydrogenase/fumarate reductase iron-sulfur subunit, translating into MATSITLEVYRYRPEEESEPVYQSYEVPCQKDWVILDALNHIKDTLDGTLSYRWSCRMGVCGSCGMMVNGVPELTCASFLEKYLPGPVRVEPLENFPVVRDLVIEMSDFMEKLKRVSPWIIREQEKPLSDGEYLQTPAELEDYMQFSMCINCMLCYAACPVYGLEPTFMGPAVIALAQRYNLDNRDQGNKQRMEVLSEDNGIFECTLVGECTVVCPKDVDPAGAIQRYKVDGAVDWWKSLLMPWGK
- a CDS encoding DNA polymerase III subunit alpha, encoding MPFIHLHNHSDYSLLDGACKIKDLLKCASEQKMEALAITDHGNMFGTINFYRAAKKQGIKPIIGVEAYVAPRSRKEKSKTDRSDNSYHLILLVKNLTGYRNLLKLVSIGYLEGFYYRPRIDHEVLKEYHDGIIAMSACLQGEVAQAIVKGNIELAKQKAESYRDIFGDDFYLEMQNHEIPDEKIAAEGVQYLSKELSIPLVITNDIHYMRKEHHKPHDALVCIQTGKELDDPDRLKIETEELYFKSEQEMRELFISHQEALDITKEIANKCDLQLEFGKTYLPKYEIPSDHEADNLEDYLRQVARQNLEKRYPEITPEIEERFNFELEVIHKMGYPGYFLIVKDFIDFARSQGIPVGPGRGSAAGSIISYVLGITNIDPLKYGLLFERFLNPERVSLPDIDIDFCYERREEVIDYVRKKYGDKNVTQIITFGTMMARAVIRDVGRVLKLKYSDVDQIAKMIPFGNTIDEAYKNVKEFRDIFNSNDERFQQLLEYSKALEGVARHASTHAAGVVIAPEELTNFVPLFVSNTGDVTTQYDMNCIEDIGLLKMDFLGLRTLTVLAKIVRMLRGRDVEIDLDQIPLDDKETYELFGKGETTGIFQFESGGMRDYLMKLKPTKIDDLIAMNALYRPGPMKMIDDYIARSHGKKEIEYLHPLLESVLKETYGIIVYQEQVMQIVSVLGGFTLGEADILRKAMGKKEMDLLKKQEAKFTEGAKQKGISEKLAQKIFDLIIEFGNYGFNKSHAVCYSVVAYQTAYLKTHYPAEFMASTLTSEMSNSDRIMVLIDECRRMGLDILPPCVNDSLADFTIDGKSIRFGLAAVKNVGKGSIESIIRARKKHGAFTNIYQFLQNLDLRAVNKKVMESLAKAGAMDCLQGSRSQQFYNIENAITFAQNTQSEYQRGQFSMFDAANNGGKSVLNRFPELIETDEWSQSEQLTFERELLGFYVSGHPLNKFQDEVEAFSTIHLNKLNALSDGCAVKIGCIITNIKTIFDKSNRKMAFATIEDFTGSVEMLVFSSIYEKIGSLVQPDSLILITGKISTQDNKEPTIICEEILLLAEAREKFTKNVCMNLSLNGLTNKKLDRIKKLVNEHKGKCKFLIHVTNGDTREYIIQSQKYRVAPGNDLLVNLKEIVGAENVWIEG
- a CDS encoding fumarate reductase subunit D, encoding MKRNIDPFWWGVFGAGGAISALVLPVLLFLNGLAIPLGWIDAPHYGDLLSFVKHPLPRLFLFGVISLSLFHWAHRFRFTLYDGLQVKHLNVLVATICYGSATLVTLLAGYTLWSF